From a region of the Solanum stenotomum isolate F172 chromosome 2, ASM1918654v1, whole genome shotgun sequence genome:
- the LOC125856426 gene encoding protein JINGUBANG-like, with the protein MGFLPCSLPCQSKKKPLDSSDQTQSRHLSSNSSSSLISLSSRSLSLSLSSRSFSSQPSLPSIRSLSISSSQVEHLSNTFHHCLATLTGHSSYIFCLSIAEKYLYCGSSNGEILVWDINPSRQDNCFKGKTVCQNGSAIKSIVIMGDKLFSAHQDHRIRVWKIDNETPNRNYKCIATLPTINDRCMKLFWTRNYVQVRRHKKCTWVHHVDTVSALALSKDGSLLYSASWDRTFKIWRSSDFKCLESVWNAHDDAINSIVVSNNGHVYTGSADKKIKIWTKQQEGSNKHTLMTTLEKHKSAVNALALSTDGSVLYSGACDRSIIVWEKLQVLGALRGHKRSILCLAVVSNDLLCSGSADKTVRIWKRGFGKSCYSCLAVFEGHNGPVKCLTATLDSQKYDDDDSCSGNSYLIYSGSLDCDVKVWKLWVPNYLS; encoded by the exons atgggaTTTCTTCCATGTTCTTTGCCTTGTCAATCAAAGAAAAAACCATTGGATTCTTCTGATCAAACTCAATCTAGACATCTTTCCTCAAATTCTTCATCATCATTAATATCATTATCCTCAAGATcgttatcattatcattatcatctaGGTCATTTTCTTCACAGCCAAGTTTGCCATCAATTCGTTCTCTTTCTATATCTTCCTCTCAAGTTGAACATCTCTCAAACACcttccaccactgcttagccacACTAACAGGCCATTCTTCCTACATATTTTGCCTATCTATCGCGGAAAAATACCTGTATTGTGGCTCTTCCAATGGAGAAATCCTTGTATGGGACATAAACCCTTCAAGACAGGACAATTGTTTTAAAGGAAAGACAGTATGCCAAAATGGAAGTGCAATCAAATCTATTGTCATAATGGGAGATAAGCTCTTCAGTGCCCACCAAGATCATCGAATCCGAGTATGGAAAATCGACAATGAGACACCTAATAGAAATTACAAGTGCATTGCCACCTTACCAACGATCAATGATCGTTGTATGAAGCTATTTTGGACAAGGAACTACGTACAAGTTCGAAGACACAAGAAATGCACATGG GTACATCACGTAGACACGGTGTCAGCATTAGCCTTATCGAAAGATGGCTCTCTGCTTTACTCTGCTTCATGGGACAGAACATTTAAGATTTGGAGAAGTTCAGATTTTAAATGCCTAGAATCAGTATGGAATGCACATGATGACGCTATCAACTCAATAGTCGTATCGAATAATGGACATGTTTACACTGGTTCAGCAGATAAGAAGATCAAAATATGGACTAAACAACAAGAAGGGTCCAATAAACATACTCTTATGACTACACTAGAGAAGCATAAATCAGCAGTGAATGCTTTGGCTCTTAGTACAGATGGTTCTGTTTTATACTCTGGTGCTTGCGATAGGTCTATAATTGTGTGGGAGAAATTACAAGTGTTAGGGGCATTAAGAGGACATAAAAGATCAATTTTGTGTTTGGCTGTGGTGTCAAATGATTTGTTATGTAGTGGATCAGCTGATAAAACAGTGAGAATATGGAAAAGAGGATTTGGAAAAAGTTGTTATTCATGTTTGGCTGTGTTTGAAGGGCATAATGGTCCAGTTAAGTGTTTGACTGCAACTTTAGATAGTCAaaagtatgatgatgatgattcttGTTCTGGAAATTCTTACTTGATTTATAGTGGTAGCTTGGATTGTGATGTTAAGGTTTGGAAACTTTGGGTTCCTAATTACCTCTCTTGA